The Vibrio echinoideorum genome includes a region encoding these proteins:
- a CDS encoding gamma-glutamylcyclotransferase family protein → MQHLVFVYGTLRQGQSNHHYLQQCEYLGRFDTPQSYALFDLVAYPAMILGKKSVVGEVYIINDEVLASLDRLEDVPIEYRREQIETIFGLAWVYLYQLDLTANKEILSGDWCKRSNSL, encoded by the coding sequence ATGCAGCATCTTGTTTTTGTATATGGAACGTTGAGACAAGGTCAATCGAACCACCACTATTTGCAGCAATGCGAGTACTTAGGCAGGTTTGATACACCACAAAGTTATGCTCTTTTTGACTTAGTTGCTTATCCAGCGATGATTCTTGGAAAGAAAAGTGTCGTTGGTGAGGTCTATATCATTAACGACGAAGTTTTGGCGTCGCTCGATCGGCTAGAAGATGTTCCGATTGAGTATCGTCGCGAGCAAATAGAGACTATATTTGGATTAGCATGGGTATATTTGTATCAGCTTGATCTAACAGCTAATAAAGAAATACTTTCGGGTGACTGGTGTAAGCGAAGCAACTCGCTATAG
- a CDS encoding DUF2799 domain-containing protein, giving the protein MKYLLLVLSLSLFGCVQTPPPPTSMNTTDWQSFGEERALKGKTKQSEMSLAEAASSPSIDANLYAAYGQGYEVGKTQYCSQNPRALGRRGETYLGICDDVDKWFRFNFERGAESKFEIR; this is encoded by the coding sequence ATGAAATATCTATTATTGGTACTATCATTATCGCTATTTGGTTGTGTGCAAACTCCACCACCACCGACATCAATGAACACGACCGATTGGCAGAGCTTTGGTGAAGAAAGGGCACTCAAAGGAAAAACAAAGCAGAGTGAAATGAGCTTGGCTGAAGCAGCCTCATCACCATCGATTGATGCAAATTTATATGCAGCATACGGGCAAGGTTATGAAGTCGGTAAAACTCAGTATTGTTCTCAAAACCCAAGAGCTTTAGGGCGCCGTGGTGAGACTTACCTCGGGATTTGCGATGATGTCGATAAATGGTTCCGTTTCAACTTTGAACGGGGCGCAGAATCGAAGTTTGAAATTCGATAA
- the fbp gene encoding class 1 fructose-bisphosphatase has translation MSEMRTLGEFIVAKQNDFPHASGDLSSLLSSIRLAAKIVNREINKAGLVDITGAVGTDNVQGEEQQKLDLYANDKFKAALEARDQVCGVASEEEDEAVAFNKELNKNAKYVVLMDPLDGSSNIDVNVSVGTIFSIYRRVSPIGTPPTQEDFLQPGHKQVAAGYVIYGSSTMLVYTTGAGVNGFTYDPSLGTFCLSHENMMIPDEGKIYSINEGNYFRFPTGVKKYIKYCQEDEPSDNRPYTSRYIGSLVSDFHRNLLKGGIYLYPSTQSHPQGKLRLLYECNPIAFLMEQAGGIASDGVQRIMDIKPTELHQRVPFFVGTTDMVRKVEEFLELNRD, from the coding sequence ATGTCTGAGATGCGCACCCTTGGTGAGTTCATTGTTGCAAAACAAAATGACTTTCCCCATGCAAGTGGTGATCTATCATCCCTTTTGTCATCAATTCGTCTTGCTGCAAAAATTGTTAACCGTGAAATCAACAAAGCAGGTCTTGTCGACATTACTGGCGCTGTTGGTACAGACAACGTTCAAGGTGAAGAGCAACAAAAGCTAGACCTTTACGCGAACGACAAATTTAAAGCGGCTCTAGAAGCTCGTGACCAAGTTTGTGGTGTAGCAAGTGAAGAAGAAGACGAAGCGGTTGCCTTCAATAAAGAGCTCAACAAAAACGCAAAATACGTTGTTCTGATGGATCCATTAGATGGCTCTTCAAACATCGATGTGAATGTATCGGTTGGTACAATTTTCTCTATCTACCGTCGAGTATCACCGATTGGCACTCCGCCAACACAAGAAGATTTCCTACAACCTGGACACAAGCAAGTCGCTGCGGGTTACGTAATTTACGGTTCTTCAACCATGCTTGTTTACACAACAGGTGCTGGCGTAAATGGCTTCACCTACGACCCATCGCTGGGTACCTTCTGTCTATCTCATGAAAACATGATGATCCCTGATGAAGGCAAGATTTACTCGATCAACGAAGGTAACTACTTCCGTTTCCCTACGGGTGTTAAAAAGTACATCAAGTACTGCCAAGAAGATGAGCCGAGTGATAACCGTCCTTACACCTCTCGTTACATTGGCTCTCTAGTATCAGACTTCCATCGTAACCTGCTGAAAGGCGGTATCTACTTATACCCAAGCACACAAAGTCACCCTCAAGGAAAACTGCGTCTGTTGTACGAGTGCAACCCAATAGCTTTCCTTATGGAACAGGCTGGTGGTATCGCATCAGACGGTGTTCAACGTATCATGGATATCAAGCCAACTGAGTTGCACCAACGTGTACCTTTCTTTGTTGGAACGACAGATATGGTTCGCAAAGTAGAAGAGTTTCTTGAGCTTAACCGAGACTAA
- the mpl gene encoding UDP-N-acetylmuramate:L-alanyl-gamma-D-glutamyl-meso-diaminopimelate ligase produces the protein MHIHILGICGTFMGGAAVLARQLGHKVTGSDANVYPPMSTLLESQGIEIIEGFDPSQLEPRPDLVVIGNAMSRGNPCVEYVLDNNLRYTSGPQWLQEFLLHDRWVLAVSGTHGKTTTSSMLAWILEDCGYAPGFLVGGVLGNFGISARLGESMFFVVEADEYDSAFFDKRSKFVHYHPRTLVMNNLEFDHADIFDDLEAIKRQFHHLVRTVPSNGRIFSPKQDTAIQDVLSRGCWSETESSGEFGDWDAKKLVKDGSKFEVYFQDECVGTVDWDLVGDHNVSNALMAIAAARHVGVTPDLGCESLATFINTKRRLEFKGEVGGVSVYDDFAHHPTAIELTLGGLRNKVDTKKIIAVLEPRSATMKRGVHKETLADSLKQADSTYLFQPDNIDWSVQDVADACHQPAHVSDDMDAFVARIVSEAQAGDQILVMSNGGFGGIHQKLLDALALKG, from the coding sequence ATGCATATTCACATCTTAGGAATTTGTGGCACCTTCATGGGTGGTGCCGCGGTATTGGCTCGTCAATTAGGTCACAAGGTTACGGGTAGTGACGCGAATGTTTATCCTCCAATGAGCACCTTGTTGGAGTCTCAGGGGATTGAGATTATTGAAGGGTTCGACCCTAGTCAATTAGAGCCAAGGCCTGATCTCGTGGTTATCGGTAATGCCATGAGCCGTGGTAACCCGTGTGTTGAGTATGTATTGGATAATAACCTTAGATACACATCTGGCCCGCAATGGTTGCAAGAATTTCTACTGCATGACCGTTGGGTTCTTGCGGTCTCGGGAACGCATGGCAAGACTACTACATCAAGCATGTTGGCTTGGATCTTGGAAGACTGTGGCTATGCACCGGGCTTCTTAGTTGGCGGTGTGTTGGGTAACTTTGGTATATCTGCTCGCCTTGGTGAAAGTATGTTCTTCGTGGTTGAAGCCGACGAATACGACAGTGCTTTTTTCGATAAACGATCTAAGTTCGTTCATTATCATCCAAGAACGTTAGTGATGAATAATCTTGAGTTCGATCATGCGGATATCTTTGATGATCTTGAAGCGATCAAGCGACAGTTCCATCATTTGGTCCGCACAGTGCCAAGCAATGGCCGTATTTTCTCACCGAAGCAAGATACCGCGATCCAAGATGTGTTATCTCGTGGTTGCTGGAGTGAGACTGAATCGAGCGGCGAATTTGGCGATTGGGATGCTAAGAAACTGGTTAAAGATGGCTCCAAATTTGAGGTCTATTTCCAAGACGAATGTGTTGGAACCGTAGACTGGGATTTGGTTGGCGATCATAACGTAAGTAATGCCTTGATGGCGATTGCGGCGGCAAGACATGTTGGTGTGACACCCGACTTAGGATGTGAATCACTGGCAACTTTCATTAATACCAAGCGTCGCTTAGAGTTTAAAGGTGAGGTGGGCGGTGTTTCTGTCTATGACGATTTTGCACATCACCCAACGGCGATTGAACTTACTCTGGGTGGCTTACGTAATAAGGTCGATACGAAAAAAATCATTGCCGTTTTAGAGCCTCGTTCTGCCACCATGAAGCGTGGTGTGCATAAAGAAACCTTGGCTGATTCGCTCAAACAGGCGGATTCTACCTACTTATTCCAGCCGGATAACATTGATTGGTCTGTACAAGATGTTGCCGATGCGTGCCATCAACCCGCACATGTAAGTGATGACATGGATGCATTCGTTGCTAGAATTGTCTCAGAGGCACAAGCGGGCGACCAAATCTTAGTAATGAGTAATGGTGGCTTTGGTGGTATTCACCAGAAATTGTTGGATGCGTTGGCACTCAAGGGCTAA
- a CDS encoding flavin prenyltransferase UbiX, which translates to MTKYDKAITLAFTGASGAPYGLRLLECLLAADYQVYLLISSAARVVLATEHELKLPAGPDAAKQALVKHLGCDPEKLVVCGKDDWFSPVASGSAAPKQMVVCPCSAGSLASIAHGLSDNLIERAADVVMKERGQLLLVVRETPFSTLHLENMHKLSTMGVTIMPAAPGFYHQPKSIEDLVDFMVARILDHLGIEQGLVPRWGYDQRN; encoded by the coding sequence ATGACAAAATACGATAAAGCTATAACCCTCGCTTTCACTGGCGCATCAGGTGCGCCTTATGGCCTGCGTTTACTTGAATGCCTTTTGGCGGCGGATTATCAGGTTTATTTACTGATATCGTCGGCTGCGCGAGTGGTGTTGGCGACCGAGCATGAACTTAAGTTACCTGCTGGACCAGATGCAGCGAAACAAGCTTTGGTTAAACACCTTGGGTGTGACCCCGAAAAGCTGGTGGTGTGTGGCAAAGATGATTGGTTCTCGCCGGTTGCCTCTGGTTCTGCAGCGCCGAAGCAGATGGTAGTCTGCCCATGTTCCGCAGGAAGCTTGGCTTCAATTGCTCATGGCTTATCGGATAATCTGATTGAACGAGCTGCAGATGTGGTCATGAAAGAACGAGGCCAACTATTGTTGGTGGTTCGTGAGACGCCATTTTCGACGCTGCACTTAGAGAACATGCATAAGCTATCGACCATGGGTGTGACGATTATGCCTGCCGCTCCGGGTTTTTATCATCAACCTAAGTCGATTGAAGATCTGGTCGATTTTATGGTGGCGCGCATTTTGGATCATCTTGGCATCGAGCAAGGTTTAGTGCCACGTTGGGGTTACGATCAACGTAATTGA
- the thiB gene encoding thiamine ABC transporter substrate binding subunit, which produces MKFTLTTLAVTTAISFSAFAADNTLTVYTYDSFAADWGPRPAVEKAFEEKCGCDVNFVALEDGVSILNRLRLEGSNSKADIVLGLDNNLMAEAKATGLLTEHSVDTSSVTLPNGWNDSTFVPYDFGYFAFIYNKEKLANPPKSLKELVEQRDDLKVIYQDPRTSTPGQGMMLWMKSVYGDEATAAWKKLAQKTVTVTKGWSEAYSMFLEGESDLVLSYTTSPAYHIIAESDSKYAAASFEEGHYTQVEVAAKVKGSKNEKLADEFMAFILSDEFQSAMPTGNWMYPVTDIELPKGFEQLTVPQKALSFTPEEIASKRKAWIREWQSALTF; this is translated from the coding sequence GTGAAATTCACATTAACAACTCTTGCTGTTACTACAGCCATCTCTTTTTCTGCCTTTGCTGCAGACAATACCCTAACGGTTTACACCTATGACTCTTTTGCAGCGGATTGGGGCCCTCGTCCTGCCGTTGAAAAAGCATTTGAAGAAAAGTGTGGTTGCGATGTGAACTTTGTCGCGCTAGAAGATGGCGTGTCGATTCTGAACCGCTTGCGCCTTGAAGGCAGTAATAGCAAAGCAGATATCGTGTTAGGCCTAGATAACAATCTAATGGCTGAAGCAAAAGCGACGGGTTTATTGACTGAGCACAGTGTTGATACGTCATCAGTGACACTTCCTAACGGCTGGAACGACAGCACCTTTGTCCCTTATGACTTTGGCTACTTTGCGTTTATCTATAACAAAGAGAAACTAGCAAACCCACCTAAGAGCTTGAAAGAACTGGTTGAGCAGCGTGACGACCTCAAGGTTATTTACCAAGACCCACGTACATCAACGCCGGGTCAAGGCATGATGCTATGGATGAAGTCAGTATACGGTGATGAAGCGACAGCAGCTTGGAAGAAGCTTGCTCAGAAGACGGTTACGGTTACTAAAGGCTGGTCTGAGGCTTACTCTATGTTCTTAGAAGGCGAGTCGGACTTAGTCTTGTCTTACACAACATCTCCGGCTTACCACATCATTGCAGAAAGTGACTCTAAGTACGCAGCTGCAAGCTTCGAAGAAGGCCATTACACTCAAGTCGAAGTGGCAGCTAAGGTTAAAGGCAGTAAGAACGAAAAACTGGCTGATGAGTTTATGGCGTTTATCCTAAGTGACGAGTTCCAATCGGCAATGCCAACGGGCAACTGGATGTACCCAGTGACTGACATCGAACTACCAAAAGGGTTCGAGCAGTTAACGGTACCGCAGAAAGCTCTGAGCTTTACGCCTGAAGAAATCGCCTCTAAGCGTAAGGCTTGGATTCGCGAATGGCAGAGTGCACTTACTTTCTAA